Proteins encoded by one window of Pseudomonas sp. PSKL.D1:
- the rsmI gene encoding 16S rRNA (cytidine(1402)-2'-O)-methyltransferase, whose product MTDVAGASKSTVGTLYVVATPIGNLDDMSARALKVLADVALIAAEDTRHSIRLMQHFGINTPLAACHEHNERDEGGRFINKLLAGEDVALVSDAGTPLISDPGYHLVRQARAAGVNVVPVPGACALIAALSAAGLPSDRFIFEGFLPAKAAGRRARLEQVKEEPRTLIFYEAPHRILECLEDMELVLGAERPALLARELTKTFETLKGLPLGELRAFVAGDSNQQRGECVVLVGGWSAPEGEEAISAEAQRVLDLLLAELPLKRAAALAAEITGVRKNLLYQVALEKQKAQ is encoded by the coding sequence GGGGACGCTGTATGTGGTCGCCACTCCCATTGGCAACCTTGACGACATGAGCGCCCGGGCCTTGAAGGTGCTGGCCGATGTCGCGTTGATTGCTGCCGAGGACACCCGTCATTCAATCCGCCTGATGCAGCATTTTGGTATCAACACGCCGCTGGCCGCGTGCCATGAGCACAACGAGCGTGACGAGGGCGGGCGCTTCATTAACAAGCTGTTGGCGGGTGAGGATGTGGCCCTGGTTTCGGATGCCGGCACGCCATTGATTTCCGACCCTGGATACCACTTGGTCCGCCAGGCGCGTGCTGCGGGTGTGAACGTTGTGCCCGTGCCCGGTGCCTGTGCGCTGATCGCTGCGCTGTCGGCGGCGGGCCTGCCGTCCGACCGGTTCATCTTCGAAGGTTTCCTGCCCGCCAAGGCGGCGGGCCGCCGTGCGCGTCTGGAGCAGGTAAAGGAAGAGCCGCGTACTTTGATCTTCTACGAGGCGCCCCACCGCATCCTGGAATGCCTCGAAGACATGGAGCTGGTATTGGGTGCCGAGCGTCCGGCATTGCTCGCCCGCGAGTTGACCAAAACATTCGAAACCCTGAAGGGCCTGCCCTTGGGCGAACTGCGTGCGTTCGTGGCTGGCGACAGCAATCAGCAGCGCGGTGAGTGCGTGGTGCTGGTCGGCGGCTGGAGTGCACCAGAGGGCGAAGAGGCGATCAGTGCCGAAGCGCAGCGTGTGCTCGACTTGCTGCTGGCCGAGTTGCCACTCAAGCGGGCGGCGGCGCTGGCGGCAGAAATCACCGGTGTACGTAAGAACCTGCTGTATCAAGTAGCGCTGGAAAAGCAGAAAGCCCAGTAA
- the mraZ gene encoding division/cell wall cluster transcriptional repressor MraZ yields the protein MFRGANAVSLDAKGRLAMPSRYRDELDSRCNGQLIVTIDAVDPCLCVYPLDEWEQIEAKLRALPSLREENRRLQRLLIGNAVDLELDGSGRFLVPPRLREYAKLDKKAMLVGQLNKFQLWDEDAWNAVSAADLAAIQQPGAMPDDLRDLIL from the coding sequence GTGTTCCGCGGAGCCAACGCCGTCAGCCTCGATGCAAAGGGCCGTCTCGCCATGCCGAGCCGGTACCGTGACGAGCTCGATTCGCGTTGCAATGGTCAACTCATCGTGACCATCGACGCCGTTGACCCCTGCTTGTGTGTTTATCCCCTCGACGAGTGGGAACAGATAGAAGCCAAGTTGCGAGCCTTGCCATCGTTGCGTGAGGAAAACCGCCGCCTGCAGCGCTTGCTGATTGGTAATGCGGTTGACCTGGAGCTCGATGGCAGTGGGCGTTTCCTGGTACCGCCCCGCCTGCGTGAGTACGCCAAGCTGGACAAGAAGGCGATGCTGGTGGGGCAACTGAACAAATTCCAGTTGTGGGATGAGGATGCCTGGAACGCAGTTTCGGCAGCCGACCTTGCAGCTATTCAACAACCGGGCGCCATGCCCGACGATTTACGTGACCTGATCCTGTGA